A window from Acropora palmata chromosome 14, jaAcrPala1.3, whole genome shotgun sequence encodes these proteins:
- the LOC141866303 gene encoding uncharacterized protein LOC141866303 — translation MSFTEQRHSHYSVNCASAKTQNSILRKCIVYQQNEQQATRHTIMSSRPQSDSQWLPSDYKPLDEWLANLIKKVQADPISRGKLQALEARHPPAENEKSAEKATLKVSPSPPPVEYRLHEPVEKLKEAILNDPEINMFFHQMFWQQYSLPDSSEGVKIPTWHLMIVLIDYIMTTAPEFNETGLVGFPINVILNWPMNTTAGFAAFLNDKVNKLFKNILNYWAHTWLNTRASCSVLSTKSPGGWFSEEAMKAMPGFVDDYECDPKLPHHGFKSWDDFFTRKFRPGRRPVASPDNHYIVANACESAPYKLAYGVKHRDFFWMKNQRYSLNFILNMNPLAKKFYDGTVYQAFLSATSYHRWHSPVSGIIHKTELVDGSYYSQTHNIQNDPASPNMSQGYLAQVAARGIIYIQADNEHIGLMCFVSIGMSEVSSNEITVKEGQRVEKGDELGMFHFGGSTHLLIFRPEVDIHFDLAGQEPGLHSTNINVKAKIAEVKKPKK, via the coding sequence ATGTCTTTCACAGAACAAAGGCACTCTCATTACAGCGTCAATTGCGCAAGCGCAAAAACGCAAAACTCCATATTGAGGAAGTGCATCGTTTACCAGCAAAACGAGCAACAAGCCACACGCCACACAATCATGAGCTCCAGACCTCAAAGCGATAGTCAATGGCTTCCTTCCGACTATAAACCTCTTGACGAATGGTTAGCCAACTTGATCAAAAAAGTCCAAGCTGATCCGATCTCCCGAGGAAAGTTACAGGCGCTTGAAGCTCGACATCCCCCAGCTGAGAATGAAAAAAGCGCTGAAAAAGCCACGCTTAAAGTGTCACCTTCGCCTCCGCCAGTCGAATACCGTCTCCATGAACccgttgaaaaattgaagGAAGCTATTCTCAACGACCCTGAGATCAACATGTTCTTCCATCAAATGTTTTGGCAACAGTATAGTCTCCCAGATAGTTCTGAAGGAGTAAAAATTCCGACCTGGCACTTGATGATTGTATTGATCGACTACATCATGACGACTGCTCCTGAGTTCAACGAAACTGGTTTGGTTGGCTTCCCCATCAATGTAATCTTGAACTGGCCGATGAATACCACCGCTGGCTTTGCTGCTTTCCTTAACGACAAAGTCAACAAGTTGTTCAAGAATATTCTCAATTACTGGGCACACACATGGCTGAACACTCGCGCTTCTTGCTCTGTTTTGTCCACAAAGTCACCCGGAGGTTGGTTTAGCGAAGAAGCAATGAAAGCAATGCCAGGCTTTGTTGACGATTATGAATGCGATCCAAAGCTACCTCATCATGGCTTCAAGTCATGGGATGATTTTTTCACCAGAAAGTTTCGCCCTGGTAGACGTCCAGTAGCATCTCCAGACAACCATTACATTGTTGCAAATGCCTGCGAGTCGGCGCCGTACAAGTTAGCTTATGGCGTGAAGCACAGGGACTTCTTTTGGATGAAAAATCAGCGGTACTCGTTGAATTTCATCCTGAACATGAATCCCCTAGCCAAGAAATTTTACGATGGAACCGTGTACCAAGCGTTTCTGAGCGCCACCAGTTATCACCGATGGCACAGCCCTGTCTCTGGTATCATCCACAAAACAGAGCTTGTGGATGGTTCCTACTACTCCCAAACCCACAATATCCAGAACGACCCTGCATCGCCGAACATGTCACAGGGCTACCTGGCTCAGGTAGCTGCAAGAGGAATTATTTACATTCAAGCTGACAACGAGCATATCGGCTTGATGTGTTTCGTATCAATCGGTATGTCAGAAGTGTCTAGCAACGAAATTACTGTTAAAGAGGGGCAGAGAGTGGAGAAAGGTGACGAGCTTGGCATGTTTCACTTTGGTGGTTCCACACATTTGCTGATATTCCGTCCCGAAGTAGACATCCACTTTGATTTGGCGGGTCAAGAACCAGGTCTACATTCAACAAATATTAACGTCAAAGCTAAGATAGCAGAAGTGAAAAAGCCAAAGAAGTAA